tattcatttagttgttttgttgatattaagcttagtttagtttttttttaaaaatcattagtttgtctattctttttatcttatccttaatttagtttttaaaattattagttttgctactttgttgatattatgctaagtttagtttcttttaaaaatcattagttcgaTTAGtttgttgatctcatgtttaatttagtttttaaaagttattagtatggttgatttgttgatattatgcttagctttatttcttttaaaaatcattagtttggttattcttttgatctcatgcttagtttagttttgaaactTTATTAGTTTCATTGCTTTGTTCATATAATGcacaatttagttttctttaaaacacattagttagttattcttttgatctcatgtttagtttaattttttaaaattattagtttggttgttttgttgatgtcatggtttgtttttttttttttttttaaatcactagtttagttatttagttaatcttgtttttagtttttattttaaaaattattagtttggttctcttattgatattatgcttagttttttttctttaataagacattatattatttatttagttgatcttatatttagtttagtttttaaaaacttattagtttgatttctttgttgatactatgcttagtttagtttcttttaaaaatcatatgtttggttatttttttgATCTCatgattagtttagttttgaaaaattattagtttggttgctttattGATGTCATGCTTAGTtcaattgttgttttttttagaaaaaaaatcattattttagttatttagttaatctcatgtttagttttggttttaaaaattattagtttggttgtctTGTTGATATTaggtttagtttagtttctttaataagtcattagtttagttatttagttgatatcatatttagtttagttttgaaaaattattagtttaattgctctattgatattatgtttggtttaattattttaaaaaatcattgtttGATGATTTTGTTAATCTcttgcttagtttagtttttaaacattattagtttggtCGGTTTGTGGATATCACCTTTAGtttaatttctattaaaaatcattagtttggttattccgttgatctcatgtttagtttttaaaaattattagtttggttgcttcgttgatattatgtttagtttaaattgttttaaaaatcattagtttggttattcacttgatcttatatttagttttagttttaaaaaattattagtgtgGTTCTTTTGTTGATATTCTGCTtggtttaattcttttaaaatgtaGGGGCTTCCCTATATGGTCACGTGGCAGGCCACCTTTGCTCCACGTGGCATCCTTTTATCTCTGTCCGGATGAGCATAACCAGATTGGAATGTCCAATCCGGCTTATGAGTATCAGTAGCCGATTACAATGTGTTCCTCTAAGACTGCATGATGTATTCCGAATAGGTTTCCTGACCCACTCCCACGGGCAATCATTCTCCTCATGCCAAAAGTACGCTCGATGGGACGTCACCCTGTCTCCGTAGGCGACCTACCACACGATGGACCATGCTGCCTGCAAACTGAGGTGACAAGTGAACCATCAGGTCACCCCTACTAGCAATCCTTGTCAGCCGCCTAAAGGGTGATGATTGCTCTGTCATCAACTGTGCTGTCATCATGACTGCGAAAGTCAAGAAGCCACCTCAGCACAGATGTGACACCGTTCCAGACACTATAAAAGCCCTCATCTGgcccaaaatcaaggtacatgCACAATACAACACTTCTTCTTTAGCTCCAAAAAATGGGGCAATCTCTCAAGTTGACATTAATCATCTGACTTGGgcttcggagggtgtgtccggacaatCTGTCTaaacatcttttgcagggaagaAGGGAGAAGCATGGCTCCCAGTTGGCTAGGCTTCAACATTGGCACCGTCTGTGGGAACACAAAACGAATATGTCAACACCCTCAAGAAGTCAGTCATCGGCCATGGGAGATGAAGGTTACTTCGATTGGCGCGAAAGCATGCAAAGATGCTAGCAAAAAAGCGAGCGACAGGTCCAAGTCCTGCTCTAAGAAACAAGGAGGCTCAAGGAGGAGAACGAGGTATTGCGAATTCAAGCGTCTTCATCAAGCCTTCATCGCGGCCGACAACCGAGGAACCAACGAACGTACTCCAAGCAGAACGAGGAGGCAACATACCTTAGAGATGCAGAGCTCCCCTCGGATGAACATGGTATATGGCTTGATGAAAGACCCCCACCAACCTATTGCGCGCCACTGAAAGAAAGCTTGGACTCCACTCGTGTCTCATAAAAAAGGAGATGTGATAGGAAGTCCCAACTATCAGATACAATATGCGCAAGGTTAGGACCACAAACGCCCGATATGGGGAAGCCAAGTGTGGCTATGACCCAGGAGGCATATCTTGGTCCCTCAACTGCACCTATCATACCAAACTGGCCTCCACACCTACCACTACAACAAGTCGGGGGAGATATGGTAAAGTAGAGGCCTCCCCGGCTCTATCAGCAGGCGACTGGATGATATGCTCTCCACAACTTTTAGCTCTCGCATTATCAATTACTAGCCCCTAAGAGGGTTCATTGTGCTAAAGTTCTCCACATACGATGGGTCTAATGATCCATTTTGATCATATCATGCACTACAGACAACTCATGACCCTCGACATTGGGAATGATGCGCTGTTATGCAAAGTCTTTCCAACCAGCCTCCAAGGTCAGGCTCTCTCGTGGTTCCATCGCCTCCTAATGACTTCCGTCTATAATTTTCGGGATCTATCGGAGGCCTTCGTGGGACAATATCTATGCTCAGCACGACATAAGCAAAATATCAGCACCTTACAAAGCATAAAAATACAGGAGAATGAACCGCTAAGGGAATTTGTAAAATGGTTCGGGCAAGTTGTACTCCAGGTAGAATCTTACAGCATGGATGCTCTCTTCCAAATCTTTAAGCGGAGTATCTACCCGGGCACACCTTTCTTCTAGTCCCTCGCTAAAAAGCCCCCTGCGACTATGGACGATCTATTCAGACGAGCGAACAAATATTCCATGCTCGAAGACGATGTCCGCGCAGCCACTCAGTTGATCTTGGTCACTAGCCAACCTGTCAAGAACGACATAGTTAGGAACCCCAAAACTGCGAGCCAACGAAGGCAATTAAGCAGGGGGCAAGGCAAACAACGCTAGCCAAACCAGTCAAATTTCACCCCCCTCAATGTGTCATATGAGAAACTCCTCCCCATGATCCATGAGTTGTCCGACTTCAAGTGGCCAAAACCCTTAAAAACAGACCAAGCCAAGAGAGATCACAACATAAAATGTGCCTACCACAAAGAGCACGAACATACTACAGAGCAATGTAGAAGTCTCCACTACTTGGTGGAGATACTTATAAAAGGTGGACACTTGAAACAGTACGTCCGCTCAGAAGGCAAAAGTGGGGAGACATCCAAAGGTCTAGCCACCGCGACCCCCACAACTTTCGTTGCTCCTAGAGTCGTGATCAACCATATCCATGGTGGACCCCTCGATAAGGAATACAATTCCAAACGAAAGAGACAAAGGCTATTTCAAGCCGCCTCTATACAAGAGCAAGTTAGCTTTATATGGCCTGGATTGACCAGCACGAGCACGCGCCCAATAGATTGGGTAATCACCTTTCCCCCAGTAGACTCCAACCGAATATTGCAACCGCATCAAGATGCCCTTATCTTAATGTTAGGAATCAGTGACTTCTATGTAAGACGAATCTTGGTCGATCCGGGTAGCTCAATCGACCTCTTACAGGTATCTGTGATTAAACAAATGGGGTTTTCATCCTCAAATCTGGAAAATCCTAGGCGGATGTTGTCAGGATTCAATGGAGCCTCTACAACATCTCTGGGCGACATCATGTTACCCATCCAAGCCGACCCTGTTACCTTGAACGTGCAGTTCTCAGTCATAGAGGACTTATCCCCATTTAATGCCATATTAGGGCGCGTCTGGCTGCATGGCATGAAATCTATTCCTTCCACATATCATCAGATGGTGAGTTATCTCACCGAAGACAGACAAATTGATCTCTATTATAGCCAGCTAGCAACCCAACAGTGCTACCAAGTGGCACGAGAAGCTGGATCCAGTAGTGATAACGGGCCTCCTCCCAAATCTGCAAGCTTGGCTGATCAATAGAAATTACAGTGCCCGACGAAGAAAAAGATAGTCGATCCCTTGTAAACCATTTAAATCTCAAAAGATGATGATCACTTTACTTACGCAAGTTCCCACTTAGAACCAAACGAGGCACGACTCTTTGAAGGGACACTTCAGCGGAACAAAGATGTTTTCACATGGACACACTCTTACATGCCCAGGATTCACCCGTCGATTACCTCCCACCGACTTAACATCCTGCCATCGTCAAGACCTATCCACCAGAAGGTCTGACGGTTTCATCCTGATAGACAAAGAATCATTCAGGATAAGGTAAACAAGTTACTGACAGCCAGATTTATTAGGGAGGTTGAGTATCCAGACTAGTTGGAAAACGTGGTTATAGTCCCgaaaaaaataagggaaatgGCTAGTCTGCGTCGATTACACTAACCTCAACAAAGCTTGCCCTAAGGATAGCTTTCTCCTACTGCGAATAGACCAAATAGTGGACTTCACCATCGGACATAGAATGCTCTCTTTCCTAGATGCCTTTTCCGGGTATGATCAAATTCCCGTGTACCCACCAGATGAAGAAAAAACTACCTTCATAACACCACACAGACTCTATTGCTACAAAGTCATGTCGTTTAGACTCAAAAACATCGGAGCCACTTACCAAAAGCTGATGACTAAAATCTTCAAACCTCTAATTGGGCACACGATGGAGGTATACATTGATGACATCATGGTTAAAAGCAGAACCAGAGGCGAACATGACCAATACTTAGAAGAGGTTTTTCACTTATTGAGAGAGTACGACATGAAGCTCAATTCGTCCAAATGCGCCTTTGAGGTGAGTGCAAGCAAGTTCTTAGGGTTCATGGTCACTCAAAGGGGGATAGAGGTCAACCCTGATCAAATCAAAGCTGTCATGGAGACATTCGCCCCGAGCAGCAAGAAGGAGCTATAGCACCTCACCGATAGACTTGTTGCACTAGGACGCTTCATAGCctgatttatgaaaaaactaAGGCCCTTCTTCCT
This is a stretch of genomic DNA from Vitis riparia cultivar Riparia Gloire de Montpellier isolate 1030 unplaced genomic scaffold, EGFV_Vit.rip_1.0 scaffold560_pilon_pilon, whole genome shotgun sequence. It encodes these proteins:
- the LOC117910043 gene encoding uncharacterized protein LOC117910043, whose protein sequence is MGFSSSNLENPRRMLSGFNGASTTSLGDIMLPIQADPVTLNVQFSVIEDLSPFNAILGRVWLHGMKSIPSTYHQMVSYLTEDRQIDLYYSQLATQQCYQVAREAGSSSDNGPPPKSASLADQ